The Poriferisphaera corsica DNA segment CTTCTTCACACCAATAATCCCCATCAATTCGCGCGCTAACCTCTCATACGTAAAACTCTCAGGCCCAATCGCATCAACAACCCCATCCCCCCCGCCCTTATCCTTACTCCCCCACTCCACAGCCAACGCAGCCAAATCATCCACATGAATCGGCTGCAGCCGATACTGCCCATCTCCAAACACACCAAATACCGGAAAATGCCTTAAAACATAAGCAATATTGTTAATCAAAATATCACGCCCGCCAAACAAAACTGCAGGCCGAAGTATCGCATAACTGACGCCAAGGTTCATCAACGTATTCTCAAGCTCCGCCTTCCCACGAAAATAACTCCACCGCGAATCAATCGACGGGTTCGTAATACTCACATGTACAATCCGCTCAACTCCCGCCTCCTTTGCAGCTTCAAAAAGCACTTTCGTATTTGCCACCGCCCGCTCATGACTAAAACCATGACGCTTCGAATTGAACCGCACCCAATACGTGTTGTACAAAACCTTCACGCCGCGAAGCGACGCGATCAACTCATCTCTACGATCAAAACGTAATGGTCTAGAATCAACTCGACCTTCTAAGTCATGCCCTTTGCCAGCACGATTGGTCAACGTCACAACCTGCTTGTCCTGTTCCAATAGTCGCCGCGCAATATACCCACCCGAATACCCAAA contains these protein-coding regions:
- a CDS encoding SDR family oxidoreductase, coding for MNDGQKELHAVTGAFGYSGGYIARRLLEQDKQVVTLTNRAGKGHDLEGRVDSRPLRFDRRDELIASLRGVKVLYNTYWVRFNSKRHGFSHERAVANTKVLFEAAKEAGVERIVHVSITNPSIDSRWSYFRGKAELENTLMNLGVSYAILRPAVLFGGRDILINNIAYVLRHFPVFGVFGDGQYRLQPIHVDDLAALAVEWGSKDKGGGDGVVDAIGPESFTYERLARELMGIIGVKKRVMHVKPWMGFVVGWLFGKYVGDVVITRDEIGGLMDDLLHVENKPTGKIKLTEWAEEYKDELGRAYQSELARR